In Ferviditalea candida, a single genomic region encodes these proteins:
- a CDS encoding ribonuclease J, whose translation MSKKNMDKLTIFALGGVGEIGKNMYVVQYANDIVVIDSGLKFPEEEMLGIDIVIPDISYLLEHRDKVRGILLTHGHEDHIGGLPYVLKNLNVPVYGTKLTLGLVESKLKEANLLGETKRILIKADSVIPLGCMTASFFRTNHSIPDSVGVCLETPEGVVVHTGDFKFDQTPVNEQYADLHRMGEIGHKGVLALLSDSTNAERPGFTGSERSVGKELEEVFRRAKQRVVVATFASNVHRIQQVIEAALVTGRKLTVVGRSMVNVVTIATELGYLYIPDGMLIEPEEVNKLPADRVVILSTGSQGEPMSALTRMARSTHRKVDILPGDTVVIAATPIPGNEKYVGRTVDELFRLGANVIYGPGSISGVHVSGHGSQEELKLMLNFMRPKYFIPIHGEYRMLRQHALLAESVGVEKENIFIIDNGDTVEIQNGTARKGSKVQAGNVLIDGLGVGDVGNIVLRDRKLLSQDGILVVVVTLSKQEGKILSGPDIISRGFVYVRESEGLLDEANRIVSSTLNKLMSENVNEWASLKTHVKDALGRFLYEQTKRRPMILPIIMEV comes from the coding sequence TTGTCAAAAAAGAATATGGATAAATTGACCATTTTCGCTCTGGGCGGCGTGGGCGAGATTGGTAAGAATATGTATGTGGTACAGTACGCAAATGACATTGTAGTGATTGACTCAGGTTTGAAATTTCCAGAGGAGGAAATGCTTGGAATCGATATCGTGATTCCGGATATCTCCTATCTGCTTGAACATCGGGATAAGGTAAGAGGAATTTTGCTGACCCACGGCCATGAGGACCATATCGGAGGCCTTCCGTATGTGCTTAAAAACCTGAATGTTCCGGTTTACGGTACAAAGCTGACGCTCGGACTGGTGGAGAGCAAGCTGAAGGAAGCGAATTTGCTCGGTGAGACCAAGCGCATTCTGATTAAAGCGGATTCCGTGATTCCACTGGGCTGCATGACCGCTTCTTTCTTCAGAACGAATCACAGCATTCCGGATTCCGTTGGTGTCTGTCTGGAAACTCCAGAGGGCGTCGTTGTTCACACGGGAGACTTCAAATTCGATCAGACTCCGGTAAACGAACAATATGCGGATTTGCACCGGATGGGTGAAATCGGACATAAAGGTGTACTTGCTCTGCTCTCGGACAGCACCAATGCGGAGCGTCCGGGCTTTACCGGATCGGAACGCAGTGTCGGCAAGGAGCTGGAAGAAGTGTTCCGAAGAGCGAAGCAGCGCGTAGTCGTTGCTACATTCGCTTCCAATGTTCACAGGATTCAGCAGGTAATCGAAGCGGCTTTAGTTACCGGGAGGAAGCTGACCGTCGTGGGCAGAAGCATGGTCAACGTAGTGACTATTGCTACCGAGCTGGGATATTTGTACATCCCGGATGGAATGCTGATCGAGCCGGAGGAAGTGAACAAGCTTCCTGCCGACCGTGTGGTCATCCTTTCAACGGGCAGCCAGGGTGAACCGATGTCCGCGCTGACGCGCATGGCCAGATCGACACATCGAAAAGTAGATATTCTGCCTGGCGATACGGTCGTTATCGCAGCCACCCCGATCCCCGGGAACGAAAAATACGTGGGACGAACTGTCGATGAATTATTCAGACTGGGCGCTAATGTGATTTACGGTCCGGGATCCATTTCCGGCGTTCACGTTTCGGGTCACGGCAGCCAGGAAGAATTGAAATTGATGCTGAACTTTATGCGTCCCAAGTATTTCATTCCGATTCACGGGGAATACCGCATGCTTAGACAGCATGCTCTGCTGGCGGAATCCGTAGGCGTCGAGAAGGAGAATATCTTTATTATCGACAACGGCGATACAGTGGAAATCCAGAACGGCACAGCCCGCAAAGGTTCGAAGGTGCAAGCCGGCAATGTGCTGATCGACGGTTTGGGTGTGGGGGATGTCGGCAATATTGTTCTTCGCGACCGCAAGCTGCTCTCGCAGGACGGCATTCTGGTGGTCGTCGTCACATTAAGCAAGCAGGAAGGCAAAATCCTTTCCGGACCGGATATTATCTCGCGCGGTTTCGTTTATGTCAGGGAATCCGAAGGTCTTCTGGATGAAGCGAACCGGATCGTCAGCAGCACCCTGAACAAACTGATGAGCGAGAACGTCAACGAATGGGCTTCATTAAAAACACATGTTAAAGACGCATTGGGAAGATTTTTATATGAACAAACCAAAAGACGACCAATGATTTTACCAATCATTATGGAAGTTTAA
- a CDS encoding polysaccharide deacetylase family protein: MTYVLIAVPAFHQPISAQSVYAETKDFAHAGNGQKTEHNVYFSNRVGVLMYHHISQTVKGPAVITPQSFQQQLSYLQFEGFNFITLEQFREFMSGGPVMNNALLVTFDDGYASFYSDAYPILKQLDIPAVNFVITSDLDRLKPGKILHLSRGQILDMTEHSNFIAVQPHTDHLHSLYKRKSLLIEKLNVNGKMETEQQYEQRVTQDLTECIAKLKPLYSGRLDFFAYPYGMFSKPVETILQKTGIRYAFTVKQGMATRQADPYEIPRLNAGSPKLTPEKLKLRILIQTARSNPFYAQENVPSLAQKAILFNK; encoded by the coding sequence TTGACTTACGTATTAATTGCAGTGCCTGCCTTTCACCAACCTATTTCCGCACAATCGGTCTATGCCGAAACGAAAGATTTCGCTCATGCCGGAAACGGCCAAAAAACGGAGCACAACGTGTATTTCAGCAACCGGGTGGGCGTGCTCATGTATCATCACATCAGCCAAACGGTCAAAGGCCCGGCAGTGATCACACCGCAGTCGTTTCAACAGCAGCTGTCTTATTTGCAATTTGAAGGCTTTAACTTCATTACGCTTGAACAATTCCGGGAGTTCATGTCAGGCGGTCCGGTCATGAATAACGCCCTGCTGGTAACGTTTGACGACGGATATGCGAGCTTCTATTCCGATGCTTACCCGATTCTTAAGCAGTTGGACATTCCTGCAGTCAACTTCGTCATCACATCCGATCTTGATCGTCTGAAACCGGGAAAAATTCTGCATCTGTCACGGGGACAAATTCTGGACATGACGGAGCATTCCAATTTTATCGCCGTCCAACCGCATACCGATCATCTTCATTCTCTCTATAAACGAAAATCTTTGCTCATCGAAAAGCTCAATGTAAACGGAAAAATGGAAACCGAACAGCAATACGAACAACGGGTCACTCAGGATCTCACGGAATGCATCGCAAAATTAAAACCGCTGTACTCCGGCAGACTCGATTTTTTCGCTTACCCCTATGGAATGTTCAGTAAGCCGGTCGAAACGATTTTGCAAAAAACCGGAATCCGCTATGCCTTCACTGTCAAACAGGGTATGGCGACGCGGCAAGCCGATCCGTATGAAATTCCTCGATTGAATGCGGGAAGCCCAAAGCTGACCCCGGAAAAGCTCAAGCTCCGGATCTTGATCCAAACCGCACGTTCCAACCCCTTCTACGCCCAGGAAAATGTGCCTTCCCTCGCGCAAAAAGCTATCTTATTTAACAAATAA
- a CDS encoding ClpP family protease, with translation MENDNPAQDPQTGDKSKNPTVENIQQLGQTTTPIGESNIYCLTIIGQVEGHLVLPPQNKTTKYEHLIPQLVAAEQSSKIEGILVILNTVGGDVEAGLAIAEMVSSLSKPTVALVLGGGHSIGVPIAVSADYSYIADTATMTIHPIRLNGMVIGVPQTFEYLEKMQERVIRFVTQHSKISEEHLKELMFKTGELTRDIGTTVIGPDAVRYGLIDAIGGVGEAIAELNRRIEEQKNTMSGGIVQ, from the coding sequence ATGGAAAACGATAACCCGGCTCAGGATCCTCAGACAGGAGACAAGTCGAAAAATCCGACGGTCGAGAACATCCAGCAGTTGGGCCAGACGACAACGCCGATCGGTGAATCAAATATCTACTGCCTGACCATCATCGGACAAGTCGAGGGACATCTTGTGTTGCCGCCGCAAAACAAGACGACCAAGTATGAGCATTTGATTCCGCAGTTGGTAGCAGCCGAACAAAGCAGCAAGATCGAAGGAATTCTGGTCATTTTGAATACGGTTGGCGGGGATGTGGAGGCAGGGCTCGCGATTGCAGAAATGGTATCATCCTTGTCCAAGCCGACAGTTGCCCTTGTTTTGGGCGGTGGTCACAGCATCGGGGTGCCGATTGCCGTATCCGCCGATTATTCGTATATTGCCGATACGGCCACAATGACGATTCATCCGATCCGTTTGAATGGGATGGTGATCGGAGTGCCGCAGACTTTTGAATACCTGGAAAAAATGCAGGAGCGCGTCATCCGTTTTGTTACCCAGCATTCCAAAATTTCCGAGGAGCATTTGAAGGAACTGATGTTCAAAACCGGAGAATTGACCAGGGATATCGGAACGACGGTCATCGGTCCAGATGCTGTACGATATGGCTTGATCGATGCCATTGGCGGTGTCGGAGAAGCCATTGCCGAATTGAACCGGCGGATTGAAGAACAGAAAAATACAATGAGCGGCGGGATCGTCCAATGA
- a CDS encoding YlzJ-like family protein — MIIYTIMPEDLLFQGMDDERGPYLEIEIDGVTMQVEPVNPQQAKIVRLISPVPEHYLNPKYAPGSMIEFSPRLK, encoded by the coding sequence ATGATCATATACACCATCATGCCGGAGGATTTGCTGTTTCAAGGAATGGATGATGAACGGGGGCCGTATTTGGAAATCGAGATCGACGGGGTAACGATGCAGGTAGAGCCTGTCAATCCCCAACAGGCTAAAATTGTCAGGCTGATCAGTCCCGTTCCGGAGCATTACTTAAATCCTAAATATGCTCCCGGCAGCATGATCGAATTCTCACCGCGGCTGAAGTAA